A window of Rhinolophus ferrumequinum isolate MPI-CBG mRhiFer1 chromosome 23, mRhiFer1_v1.p, whole genome shotgun sequence genomic DNA:
CACCATTTGCTTAACAATCAATTGTTTAATGTTTGTTCTAAGCCAAGTACTATATTAAACGCTTTGGGCGAAAACAAAGTCTATAAAGCaattaagaaatacagaaataacctCAAACAAGATAGAACATGGAAAACAATATGCTCTCGTGGAACGATCATGGACTTTGAGACCCAAACTTGAATTCCTAACTCTATTCACTAGGTGTGTGTCTCGGAATAAGTGAAACCCTCCGTGAGCCTTGGCTTCCTTAGCAGAAAAATAGACTCCCACGTAAACTCCTAGGGTTGTGTGTGAATGGAGGAGACTCTACAATACGTGGCACGTAGCAGGCACTTAATAAAGCATAGCTATAATTATCACCATCACAGTAATACATGTATATGATAAAAGACATGCCTCACTATTTACTATGGTGGTTTCATGCTATCAAACTTTTCAAGTTTCACCTCTAAAAAGAGACCCTCAAATAATCCTCAAGATAAAATCTCTTTAAATGCACTGCTGCACCAGCCTTTTCATGCCCTCCCTATCGTCCCCTTACATTATGATGTGTCAGCCCCCATGAGCCCGTCTGTCCCAGGTCAGCACAATGCTGTGGTCTTTTAGATTCTGAGCACTGTGAAGTTAGTGTCTACCATGAACAGACAAagcaaaaactgttaaaattattaGGAAGGAAGACTGGCTCCACTACTGgtcaaatttcttttttacaaaaatgttactTACTTTGTTTATTGTCTCCAGATGCCACCTCAGAAAGATATCTAAAATAATCGCCTTTCATTTTCAAGTAGAACACTTTACTTTCTGGTTGTGTAGCATTGGGAATAAGATATTTGTCCAACAGCTCCTAAAAAATGATTCACATTCTGTTAAGAATCTGGAAATATTATTTACAAGATGTTAAAACTATGTTTGAGAGATTCAAGATACTCACTACCActtctaaatttttttgaagatttaaaaaaccCTATTTTTCATCCAAAGCTTTTATGTGGTTTTTAGCCCAGGTCATAAGAGCAGATGCCTGTTTTCTTCTGATAAAAATCACTTTGACCATCCATAAGGGGTTGATTAAAGTAAAGCCACACAATGGAATGCCACATGGGCCTTAAAAATGACGATGCAAACCTACACTGATAACATGGAAAAGTTCTCAAGTCTCagtgaaaaaaagaatgcagaTTATAAATACCACATGAATcctattttaatgttaaaatatacatgtgtacatgcaCAAAAATATGTGAGGGAAAAGTCTGGAAGGATATTTATCACTATGTTAATAATGGTTCTCTAGGTGATAGGATTAGAAATGATTCTTATTTATActcttctgccttttcctttaaaaaaaaattaacttgtgttattagggtggtgcaaaagtaattgtggtttaaacggtttaaaaataattgcaaaaaacgcaattgtttttgcaccaacctaatacttctattagagaaaaataaaactttccatttttggAGGAAAAGGGTAAAAATAGAGCAACACTGCAAAAAACTTAAATTTAGAATCAATCAGACATGGGTAGACATCCCTCCTCTGCCGCTTACTGTCTGTATGACCCTGGACAAATGACCTCAtgaccttgagcctcagtttcctcagctctcCAACCGGGAAACATAATAGCCATCCTTTTAGGGTAGTTATGAGGAGAAATGAGCTCACGTACATAAAGTCTTTAACATgttgcctggcacgtagtaagcaCTCAGAAAGTAGCTactactattattaataataaattcctttaaacATTTATGCTTACAACAAAAGCAGTTCTGAAGGAGTCCAAGCTTCGTATACAGAGCAATATTTTCGAAGAGTTGTTTTAGAATGTGGCATCCTGAAAAACTGGTTAAGAGGCAGTAAGTACCAtgcttttcttcacattctttcaGATACTCTTAAAAGCTGGTCTGCATTCTCAGGAATTATGGAACTTTCTTGCCCTCGGAATGCATGCCATACTTCATCTGAATACCAGATGTCCCTAACATTCAGGAATTAGTGCACCATTAACAAACCCCCACATTACCAACAGGCACCAGATTTAGCCATGACATCTTACACCATGAGTTTAACAAAAAGAGCTCAGTGCAAAAGCTTAGTTATCAGGGGATTTCATCAATCAAAGTGAGGAGATGCGAGGACAGTGGTCATTTTAACATCCTTGGCAGACAGACAGGGTGTAACTCCTTATGGGTTAGGTCTGAGGAGACTGATGGCTGATAAGCTTTGCACAGGTTTTCAAAAGAAAGGTGTCATGGACAGTAATTCGGAGAGGCAGcccagcaggggaggagagagatcCACAAGTGTGAATTCCTTTTCCCTTCAAAGCAGCCCTCACCGTTCATTTTTACCTGATTTCacctggaagaaaaagaaagttcccAGTGGGCTCAGGACGTGAGGGAAACACAACAGGCTCATGAGTTGCTCTAGGACATGCACCCCTCCCCACCAACCCAAGATGGTGGCCAGAGGGAAAGCAGTTAGGAATGTATTACCTGACTGAGGCTTCTATACAACAGGAAGGAGGATCCCCAAACCACTGTTGATTTGGCTTTGGAACGCAGGCCCGAACGGACCAACGCGGCTAACTCCCAGACAGAAACAGGACTCTATACTGTGCAGGAATGACTGGGGAGAGGACGCAAGGCAGTTTAGCCTTTTGCTCCTGTTCCCCTACTGGAGATGACATCATCATTCAGACGAATATATAAAGTAGCCTACCTGCAGGTGCACCGGTCTAAATCCTACCTACCTGGATGGACTCAATTTCTAAAGATGGAGGGATGTTGACTAAATGTTCCTGTTTTTCACAGGTCTTTTTGAAGGGAGAGGAAAGTACTCCGTAAGTGATAAGCAACCTCTGTTCGAGTAAGAGGTGAGAAAAATCACATCAGATGCTTAAAAACTAGCTGCAAGTGGTTTGCAGCTTTCCAGGGTATCAGACACCTCTCTCTCATAGGCGGTTTGCGAGTTTGCATTTGTACATTAAATTACTAGTATCTGGAAATCAGTGTTTGAAGGGGAACACTGGCCTCTCACCAGAACGTCGTTGCAGATGTCCTGCAGTTCTGCCTCTATCTTCTCACGGTATTCTTTGCCCATCTGCTGCTTCTTCTCAttcctctctgttttctgttCAATGCTGGAGATGACGCGCCAGGAGGAACGGCGGGCGCCTACCACGTTCTTGTAGGCGACGGAGAGCAGATTTCTCTCTTCATTGGAGAGTTCGTGGCCCTGCTCCGTGACTGCCTTCATGGCTGCAGCCATGTCATCATAGCGCTCAGCCTGCTCGGCGAGTTTGGCTTTCTGCACCAGCTCACTTTTATCCATGGTCATTCCCTAgaacaagaggaagagaaaaaggagaaagcaaatgTCAGGCTGCAGGGCCCAGGAAATGCACGTGTGACTCTTCCAAACCATCTGGATAGAAACATGCCTCCATGTGAAACATCTGTTTCCAGAGGCCCTCAACAACCCCACCAGGAATACCTGCAGGCTTAGGTACTTTGGTTCTTTGCCAaggtctttttattattttggtcaATTCATTTTCCCAACAGTCCTACAGGGTAGGTATGTTCACACCcgtcccttcctcctttttctgaggTGAAGATATGGAGGTTCAGCAAAGGCAAGGAATGTGCCCCGGGCAACACTGACAGGCTATGGTAGAGCCCGGAACTCAAGCTCAAATCTGTCTCtagagctttttgttttcttccacttcCCTAATCTGCCTCCGCAATATACACACTGCTTCATAACTATTTCTTTAGATACTTATGCTAAATATGCGCCTTTACTTTTTTCAAGAATTGTCTGGTTTTGTCCCCATGGTATATGGCAAAACATCTTAATTGCTTCAATCAATCTTAAAAGATATGacttaatgttttatttggcAGTGCCCATCAAGCAGTAGGCACCTAAAAATTAGGCGCCATTTTTACCATTATCTTCTGCAATTTGCTAAATTTGTTTCAAGAACATACTATAACAGAAATGCAGGGCAGGCCGATTTGGCTGTATCTAGcaccagctctgctacttacaaGTGGTATAACCTTGGTCAAATAACCTAACCTCTGAGAGCGTAAGTGTGGAACACACTCATATCTTTTGCAGCATACACCAAGTACACAATTAGTGCCTGATGTTTGTATGTAACGCTGTGAATTTCAAAGCGTCTCTACGTCGATTAGGAGATTTATTCCTGACAGCAGCCCATGGAGACTTAGTATACTGTTTTCTTATTCTCcactaaggaaactgaagctctatTCTAATAATAAGCACatcaaaaatatacttttcatcATCTTAAAATTACCCACCTTCTCAGTATTGTCTAACTTTCTTGACCATAAAGTCTTTCAGATCAGAACACTATCTCCATCATTAAATAACCCTACTTCATTGTTCATAAAagtgagaagcagaaagaagCCAATGTTCCAGTCTGTAAACTAATTAAAAGTTAGCAGTCACTTAGTGGTCCACTCCAAAGTTCATAAAATAGCACCTGTCCAACTCTACATAGGAAAGATTCCAATTAAGAAAGTACTGGCCAAAAGCCAAGTCAGAGCTAAGCCACCCAGGCAGTATTATAAAAGAGTAATAAGTACAAAGGACCAACACTGCTAAAGGATGCCATGAAACTTTGGCCCCACTAGCCCCCCCAATTAAGATACACCCCGCCTCCTCCCCGTCCCAAACATTAAAAGTTAAATCAGATCTCTCAGAAGAATCCTGACCACTCCTTGGGACCTCCCAAATGTACACGCcctatttctcaaaataaaacgtGACCTTTTTGGTTTGGGGCCAACTAACAATATTTGCAGCTTCTTTGGGATCACTGCAAGAACTCTTGGAGACTGAGAACCATCATGATATGGTAAGACTGAATACATGCCTAGAAAAATATCCAtctgtttaaaacacacacacgcacgcacgcacgcacacacaccaagCAAGCAAAAGCCATAGCTAAGTGTCCTGATGCCTACTGCTTACATAACTTTTGACTTATATAACATAGATTTTGAAGCAGCTAGACCGATTTCAACAGGAAATGGGTTACACAACACCCAGCAGTTTGGCGGAAGGCAGCAGACAACGGAGAAATTAAATTGTTCCTATTTCTACATCTACAATAAACTTCCCATCCGTGATCTTTCCCTAGTTCCACTGCTCAGTCTCTCATTATCTTTAGCCCCCTTCATGCCTTTGCTATCAGACCCACTCTTAAAGCTCTGATCAAGTCACTTCCTGCTCAAAGATTTTTAATGTCCCCGACTGCCAGTAACAGTCAGATTTCCACCGGTCAGTGAAGGCTTTCCTATCTACCTTTCCCAGACTATTCCCCAAACATACCTTTCACAAGTATGTACCTCAGTCGAAACCGTTTTCTTACATATAAAGTAtgcttttctgtctttgtgtgtCTGCTTACCAAACCactccctctacctggaatgtctTTTCCCATCTACTCCGCATACAAAATTCTTTCCAAGCACAGCTCAAATACCACCCCCTGCATGAAGCCTTTCGTAAGCTGCTACACCTGAGCTGTCCAATATTAGAcagccactagccacacgtggctaaTATCCCATGTTTAAATTGTAATATTTGGCTATGTggagttcaatttttaaaaattattaaaattaatttcacttgtttctttttactttttaaacgtTAGCTACCAGAAAAATTTATAATACATGTGACTCGCATTCTATTGGACAGAGCTACTCTAAGCTGAAAACATTCTCACAAAGTATCTATACCTATCTTAAGGTTTTATCACGTCTTGAGTACTAAAATTATTTGTATGTATCTCTTAAGTCCCTTACTACACCATAAACTACTTTAGGGCGTTATCTCCCATAGCACCTTACACACATAGGTATGAATAAAAACATCTACTGAGTGAATGAACAGATCCCAAAATGAAAAGACTAGTAAAACTGCCACTTTGGTCGAGTTCTCTCTTCTCAAATAATTCAAAGCACCTATTCTTCATAAGCACCTTAAATCCTCATTATTCCTTGTACTTTTGGAACCCTACTTCAAAATTACTTAGTCATGCCTCCACCCTTACTCAGTAACTTTCAATGACTCTCTTTTGGCTACTCTATCAAGTCTAAACTCTACCTGGCTTTCAAAGTCCCTCGTAACTTGGCTCCTCCAGACCAGACCTGTTCCATTTTCTCATCCACTATTCTCCAACATGTATCTTTCTCCCAGGCTGGACACCACTGAATACCCTATAAAATTGCTTCTGTACAGTAGCCCTCCCTTATCTGCGGTTTTgctttccacggtttcagttacccgcGGTCAACTGCGGTCTCCCTGCCCGCttgtcacttagtagccatcttggttattaGGTTAtcagagaccacattcacataacttttattacagcatattgttataatagctctattttattattagttactgttattaatttcttattgtgcctactttataaattaaactatcaCAAGTATGCATGTATAGGGAAAAACAGTACAtacagggttcagtactatctgcggtttcaggaATCTACAGCAGCGCCTTGGAACATGCCCCCCAAGGATAAGGGGGGATTACTATAGTACCCTTCATTTAGATCGGTCTCCTTTTTACTTCCTGCCTATGAAACCTCCATCCATCCGTCTCGGGCTAGAAGGCGTTCCCTGACCACCCCAAGCCCCCACTGATCTACTCTGCCTACGAATCCAAATATACTTGGAGCCCACTACACAGCCTAGGGCATCTTTATGCCCACGTTCTACGTGCTCCATGGCGCAGATGGTGAGTAGTATACCATTTTGCAAACAGTTTCACATGTACATGTTCTCAAAGGAAAGCTTTACATTTGTTTCTCATGTAATGCCTAAAACTGTGCCAGTCAAATAAGcatctatgatttttttcaacaaatcatTACTGGGAGAAAGAACACAGGCTACGTACATGAGGTTTGGCCAGAAAGGCAACAAGACAATGTGTACCTGCCACTACAATAGCATGTGCGCGTGCAATCTGTCTTCCAGTCTATAAATTGGAGACAATAGCATTTACCTCAGAAGAGGTGCTATCAAGAGGAGGGGCAGGAAATTAAAGAATAGTAAATAaggaaatttgttaaaaaaaatgcatagtgcAAAACAAATCTGAAGAACTATTAGTCCTCTCGCAGTATCTACATATCCCTGTTTTAGCCTACAAAATGTaagcttggatttttttttaaaaatatgcaagcCAGGAGAAGGAAAAGCCAAGTGTAGATTAATCCTGTATAGGAAGTGAATATGGTAAGTTCCTAGATAAGACTCTACCCTTCAATGTCTTCAAAATGGACACAAATGTTAACAGTATTCCTTAGTTCCTAACTGAACTTTCTAGAGATGCCAAGAAGTGATGGTTTATAATCAGGACTTAGTTCTGAGACTTTGAACCGAAGTTCCACCAAGATAAACACCGGCAAGAGTTTTTATTTGCCTCTTAAAAAGCCTTAAGAGACTGCAGTCTCTCATCACCaggcctggcactagcagcacaATCAAGATACCGGAGGAGATGATTTTATTAGCGGCCTGGAAGTCTAACCTGCAGTGGGCCAAGGGACTTCCTTGTGCCCGGCATAGCTCAGGAAGACGCCGACATGCCCCAGGACAGGAATTCTCAAGCACAGCCACCTCATCATGGCTGTCCAGCTGTTGAAGGCCGCGAGAGGCGGCACTTTACGGAAGACAATCTGAATATCCAACAGCAGGGTggttaaaagagagaaatggcCCAAGACCACATGGCCATCAAAAGAAGGGATTTAATGTCAGAGAAGTATTTGCTAAAGATACATAAAGGAGGAAAAAGCTGAATAacaatatttcatttctgttaaatGTCCCCTAAAGAAAGAACATTAAGAAGAGTAATTCTACTGATACCCATGAAATAATAGGatttccttcaaataaataaaaccctaaATCCGACAGTAAATGCTGAAATGAGAGCATCTATGAAACAACCTAGCCCCTCCTTCTCAATCCTTTGCCTAAGGAGTATTTTTCTAGCCAGGATCAGAATCCTGAGAGGTCATTTCTCAGTGGCCAGAAGCAGACATCCAAGGATAaggtaaaattagaaaataaaagactatCCATTGTGAAtccatatttttcttaaaaagcattGCAAA
This region includes:
- the YWHAB gene encoding 14-3-3 protein beta/alpha, which produces MTMDKSELVQKAKLAEQAERYDDMAAAMKAVTEQGHELSNEERNLLSVAYKNVVGARRSSWRVISSIEQKTERNEKKQQMGKEYREKIEAELQDICNDVLELLDKYLIPNATQPESKVFYLKMKGDYFRYLSEVASGDNKQTTVSNSQQAYQEAFEISKKEMQPTHPIRLGLALNFSVFYYEILNSPEKACSLAKTAFDEAIAELDTLNEESYKDSTLIMQLLRDNLTLWTSENQGDEGDAGEGEN